A genomic segment from Salvia splendens isolate huo1 chromosome 13, SspV2, whole genome shotgun sequence encodes:
- the LOC121763094 gene encoding rac-like GTP-binding protein RHO1, which translates to MSASRFIKCVTVGDGAVGKTCLLISYTSNTFPTDYVPTVFDNFSANVVVNGATVNLGLWDTAGQEDYNRLRPLSYRGADVFILAFSLISKASYENVSKKWIPELKHYAPGVPIVLVGTKLDLRDDKEFFENHPGSVPITNVQGEELRKLIASPSYVECSSKTQENVKAVFDAAIKVVLQPPKQKKKKGKAQKACSIL; encoded by the exons ATGAGCGCTTCCAGATTCATCAAGTGTGTGACGGTGGGCGATGGTGCGGTTGGAAAGACATGTCTCTTGATTTCCTATACCAGCAACACCTTCCCCACG GATTATGTGCCTACTGTGTTTGATAATTTCAGTGCCAATGTTGTCGTTAATGGAGCCACTGTTAACCTAGGCCTGTGGGATACTGCTG GGCAGGAGGACTACAACAGATTACGGCCTTTGAGTTATCGTGGAGCTGATGTTTTCATTCTGGCATTTTCTCTTATCAGCAAGGCAAGCTATGAAAATGTTTCCAAGAAG TGGATTCCCGAATTGAAGCATTACGCTCCTGGTGTCCCTATAGTTCTTGTTGGCACAAAACTTG ATCTTCGGGATGATAAGGAGTTCTTCGAAAATCATCCAGGTTCTGTACCAATCACCAATGTACAG GGAGAGGAGCTGAGGAAATTGATTGCATCTCCGTCTTATGTTGAATGTAGTTCAAAAACACAAGAG AATGTGAAAGCAGTTTTTGATGCTGCGATTAAAGTTGTTCTCCAGCCACCcaagcaaaagaaaaagaagggaAAGGCTCAAAAAGCCTGTTCGATATTGTGA